The Nocardioides sp. S5 genome includes a window with the following:
- a CDS encoding DMT family transporter yields the protein MAVLLSLAAALAYGLSDFVGGIASRRTSAWPVAFVGTVAALAGAVVLVLVTPGVPTTVHLWWGALAGVGSGAGGAFLYRGLAAGRMGVVAPISAVGAALLPVCVGVATGERPALLVWLGIAAAVPGIWLVSREPGAGDLAAGILDGVLAGLGFGLLFAAMGQVPEEAGFAPLAVAQAVAVVGVALTATTLGGRWVPWHRSQAWGAVAGLLASAAAVAFLLATQTGLLTVASVVTSLYPAITIALAAVVLRERIHGPQGLGLLLCGVAVGLVAAG from the coding sequence ATGGCGGTGCTGCTGTCGCTCGCGGCGGCGCTGGCCTACGGCCTCTCCGACTTCGTCGGCGGCATCGCCTCGAGGCGTACGTCGGCGTGGCCGGTGGCGTTCGTCGGCACGGTGGCGGCCCTGGCGGGCGCAGTCGTCCTGGTGCTGGTGACGCCCGGCGTGCCGACCACCGTCCACCTCTGGTGGGGAGCCCTGGCGGGCGTCGGCTCCGGCGCTGGCGGCGCCTTCCTCTACCGCGGGCTGGCCGCCGGCCGGATGGGCGTCGTCGCGCCGATCTCCGCCGTCGGCGCCGCGCTGCTGCCGGTCTGCGTCGGGGTCGCGACCGGTGAGCGCCCGGCCCTGCTCGTGTGGCTGGGCATCGCCGCGGCCGTCCCGGGGATCTGGCTGGTGAGTCGCGAGCCGGGTGCCGGCGACCTCGCTGCCGGGATCCTCGACGGCGTCCTCGCGGGCCTCGGCTTCGGGCTGCTCTTCGCCGCGATGGGCCAGGTGCCGGAGGAGGCCGGCTTCGCGCCCCTGGCCGTGGCGCAGGCCGTGGCCGTGGTCGGCGTGGCGCTCACCGCCACGACCCTGGGCGGACGCTGGGTGCCGTGGCACCGGTCGCAGGCCTGGGGCGCGGTGGCCGGCCTGCTGGCCTCCGCGGCCGCGGTCGCCTTCCTGCTCGCGACCCAGACCGGGCTTCTCACCGTCGCCTCGGTGGTGACCTCGCTCTATCCCGCGATCACCATCGCCCTCGCCGCCGTGGTCCTGCGCGAGCGCATCCACGGCCCCCAGGGCCTCGGGCTGCTGCTGTGCGGCGTCGCTGTCGGTCTCGTCGCCGCCGGCTGA
- a CDS encoding CapA family protein, whose protein sequence is MACERTGGVRHRTMLTAGLVAVLTLTGCTPQDGPDDVAPTSTPSSTTSAPLPSPTPPPEPVRRPVRIAVAGDIHFEGVLADRLRGPATALAPAAAALRAADVAVVNLETSVGTGGQPEAGKRFTFSAGPAAFDALAAAGVDVASMANNHALDFGRARLPSTLRAARRAADATPALAVVGIGRTARQAYRPALVDVRGTVVATLAASVADQDPTADPTGRWAATDERAGVATALDPTRLLATVRRTDRRADVVVAYLHWGVQGERCPSADQRNLATRLVRAGADVVVGSHAHVVQGDGRLGQGYVAYGLGNFAWYSPGTTATARTGVLTLAVRPPSTRSRRARVLRSSWWPAQIGVDGLPSRVRGEDLDAFAAERRSLRSCAGLGG, encoded by the coding sequence ATGGCGTGCGAGCGGACCGGGGGCGTACGCCACCGGACGATGCTCACCGCAGGCCTCGTCGCGGTGCTCACCCTCACTGGCTGCACGCCCCAGGACGGGCCCGACGACGTGGCACCGACCTCGACGCCCTCCTCGACCACCTCGGCGCCGCTCCCCTCCCCGACACCTCCGCCCGAGCCCGTACGCCGCCCGGTGCGGATCGCGGTAGCGGGAGACATCCACTTCGAGGGCGTCCTCGCGGACCGCCTGCGGGGCCCGGCGACGGCGCTGGCCCCCGCGGCCGCCGCACTGCGCGCGGCTGACGTCGCGGTCGTGAACCTGGAGACGTCGGTGGGCACGGGCGGTCAGCCGGAGGCGGGCAAGCGGTTCACGTTCTCCGCCGGGCCGGCGGCGTTCGACGCACTCGCAGCGGCGGGGGTCGACGTCGCGAGCATGGCCAACAACCACGCGCTCGACTTCGGCCGCGCCCGGCTGCCCAGCACCCTGCGGGCGGCGAGGAGGGCCGCGGACGCCACGCCGGCCCTCGCCGTGGTCGGGATCGGGCGCACCGCGCGCCAGGCGTACCGTCCGGCGTTGGTCGACGTGCGCGGCACGGTCGTGGCGACCCTGGCCGCCTCCGTGGCCGACCAGGACCCGACCGCCGACCCCACCGGCCGGTGGGCGGCCACCGACGAGCGCGCGGGCGTCGCCACCGCGCTGGACCCGACACGGCTGCTGGCGACGGTCCGCCGCACGGACCGGCGCGCCGACGTCGTGGTCGCCTACCTCCACTGGGGCGTGCAGGGCGAGCGGTGCCCCAGCGCCGACCAGCGGAACCTCGCGACCCGGCTCGTGCGAGCAGGCGCCGACGTCGTGGTCGGCAGCCACGCCCACGTCGTCCAGGGCGACGGCCGGCTCGGACAGGGCTACGTCGCCTACGGGCTCGGCAACTTCGCGTGGTACTCCCCCGGCACCACAGCGACCGCCCGCACCGGGGTGCTCACCCTCGCCGTACGACCGCCCAGCACGCGGTCCAGGCGCGCCCGGGTGCTGCGCTCCTCCTGGTGGCCGGCGCAGATCGGCGTGGACGGTCTGCCGTCGCGGGTCCGCGGCGAGGACCTGGACGCCTTCGCTGCCGAACGCCGCTCGCTCCGCTCCTGCGCCGGGCTGGGCGGCTGA
- a CDS encoding DUF456 domain-containing protein, which translates to MSATEILLALVIAVGVVGVIVPVLPGTVLVLGAVLVWALDIGTATAWAVFAVSATFLVVGAVVKYLVPGRQLKASGVPNRTLLAGALLGFVGFFVIPVVGLFVGFVLGIYVAERARVGGAAAWPSTKHALRAVGVSILIELVAAALAAATWVVGVVVT; encoded by the coding sequence GTGAGCGCTACCGAGATCCTCCTCGCCCTCGTCATCGCCGTCGGCGTCGTGGGCGTGATCGTCCCCGTCCTGCCCGGGACCGTCCTCGTGCTGGGGGCGGTCCTCGTGTGGGCCCTCGACATCGGCACCGCGACCGCATGGGCGGTCTTCGCCGTGAGCGCCACGTTCCTCGTCGTGGGCGCGGTCGTGAAGTACCTCGTCCCCGGTCGGCAGCTCAAGGCGTCCGGGGTGCCCAACCGGACCCTGCTCGCCGGAGCCCTGCTGGGCTTCGTCGGCTTCTTCGTGATCCCGGTCGTCGGGCTCTTCGTTGGCTTCGTGCTCGGCATCTACGTCGCCGAGCGCGCGCGGGTGGGCGGCGCGGCCGCGTGGCCCTCCACCAAGCACGCCCTCCGGGCGGTCGGCGTGTCGATCCTCATCGAGCTCGTGGCGGCCGCCTTGGCGGCCGCGACGTGGGTCGTCGGCGTGGTGGTCACCTGA